Proteins co-encoded in one Aquincola tertiaricarbonis genomic window:
- a CDS encoding di-heme oxidoreductase family protein, which yields MKALLLAAPGALVLVLAAGLPAQAGPGAGPAKAASAPAGDQRAATAGAATVYATGRNAFSFPAANLSDAERTRFVIGNSFFRRNWVEAPSSTQARDGLGPHFIARSCGGCHVQDGRGAPPDFRNGLSTEQPVALLMRLSIPGVGEHGAPNPHPVYGDQLNNAAIRGVKPEGQVRIRTTPVKGRFADGTPFELQQPHYEIDQLGYGPLGEGVMISPRIAPQVIGMGLLEAIPEAEIRGNAQRQAATPGPIKGQVNEVWDAFAQRMMPGRFGWKANVATVAHQTAGAFIGDMGITSTPFPTEACSTTQSDCAAAPHGGKDGGVEIDDETLAQVVFYTATLAPPARRQVNDAQVLRGEKLFSQLQCAACHRPSYVTGDAALAERFPHLSSPALKGLVIKPYTDLLLHDMGPGLADGRPDYGANGRQWRTPPLWGIGLIRDVNGHTRLLHDGRARGVLEAVLRHGGEAQASRDAVLKLNRQEREALVKFVESL from the coding sequence GTGAAGGCGTTGCTGCTGGCCGCGCCGGGCGCGCTGGTGCTGGTACTGGCGGCGGGCCTGCCCGCGCAGGCAGGGCCGGGCGCTGGCCCTGCGAAGGCCGCCAGCGCGCCTGCGGGCGACCAACGCGCCGCCACCGCCGGTGCGGCCACGGTGTACGCCACCGGCCGCAATGCCTTCAGCTTCCCGGCCGCCAACCTCAGCGACGCGGAGCGCACGCGCTTCGTCATCGGCAACTCTTTCTTCCGCCGCAACTGGGTGGAGGCGCCTTCGTCCACCCAGGCGCGCGACGGGCTGGGGCCGCACTTCATCGCCCGCTCCTGCGGCGGCTGCCATGTGCAGGACGGCCGCGGCGCGCCGCCCGACTTTCGCAACGGGCTCAGCACCGAGCAGCCGGTGGCGCTGCTGATGCGCCTGTCGATCCCCGGCGTGGGCGAGCACGGCGCGCCCAACCCCCACCCGGTGTACGGCGACCAGTTGAACAACGCCGCGATCCGCGGCGTGAAGCCCGAGGGCCAGGTGCGCATCCGCACCACGCCCGTCAAGGGCCGTTTTGCCGACGGCACGCCCTTCGAGCTGCAGCAGCCCCACTACGAGATCGACCAGCTGGGCTACGGCCCGCTGGGCGAAGGCGTGATGATCAGCCCGCGCATCGCGCCGCAGGTCATCGGCATGGGCCTGCTGGAAGCGATTCCCGAGGCCGAGATCCGCGGCAACGCACAGCGCCAGGCTGCCACGCCCGGCCCCATCAAGGGCCAGGTGAACGAGGTGTGGGACGCCTTTGCCCAGCGCATGATGCCGGGCCGCTTCGGCTGGAAGGCCAACGTGGCCACCGTGGCGCACCAGACGGCGGGCGCCTTCATCGGCGACATGGGCATCACCTCCACGCCCTTCCCGACCGAGGCCTGCAGCACCACGCAATCCGACTGCGCGGCCGCGCCGCATGGCGGCAAGGACGGCGGCGTGGAGATCGACGACGAGACGCTGGCGCAGGTGGTCTTCTACACCGCCACGCTGGCGCCGCCGGCGCGCCGCCAGGTGAACGATGCGCAGGTGCTGCGCGGCGAGAAGCTGTTCAGCCAGCTGCAGTGCGCCGCCTGCCACCGCCCCAGCTACGTGACGGGCGACGCGGCGCTGGCTGAGCGCTTTCCGCACTTGTCCAGCCCGGCGCTCAAGGGCCTGGTGATCAAGCCCTACACCGACCTGCTGCTGCACGACATGGGCCCGGGGCTGGCCGACGGCCGCCCCGACTACGGCGCCAACGGCCGCCAGTGGCGCACGCCGCCGCTGTGGGGCATCGGCCTGATCCGCGACGTCAACGGCCACACCCGGCTGCTGCACGACGGCCGCGCCCGCGGTGTGCTGGAAGCGGTGCTGCGGCACGGCGGCGAGGCGCAGGCCAGCCGCGACGCGGTGCTGAAGCTCAACAGGCAGGAGCGCGAAGCCCTGGTCAAGTTCGTGGAGTCGCTGTGA
- a CDS encoding imelysin family protein produces MLPTPWPRPLATAALLMALAAQAAPVSDVAVPFYTPVNALEALYRQHYQPQAQAFAQASAALVPALEQGCAASGATALNDARARWREAMLAWERLSAVQIGPLVERRSARRIDFQPARPELIARSVKAAPSDADGMARVGSPAKGLPALEHLLFTQPAAPGSAECRFAQAVAADLRREADAIQADFQALAGREWDEDGEAASTAFGEFINQWLGGIERLRWADIEKPIRSAEGRPVAYTRQAAAATAQAWHARWQSLAALSAGPARPLGEGLVPVEAYLRGRGLNPLADELAAQVARTGQAIERLGSGAAPARTEAPLAAARELGALKSLLEKRIAPALQVALGFTDADGD; encoded by the coding sequence ATGCTGCCAACCCCCTGGCCCCGCCCGCTGGCCACCGCCGCGCTGCTGATGGCCCTGGCCGCGCAGGCCGCGCCGGTATCCGACGTGGCCGTGCCCTTCTACACCCCGGTGAACGCGCTGGAGGCGTTGTACCGCCAGCACTACCAGCCGCAGGCCCAGGCCTTTGCCCAGGCCAGCGCGGCGCTGGTGCCGGCGCTTGAGCAGGGATGCGCTGCCAGCGGTGCCACCGCGCTGAACGACGCCCGCGCACGGTGGCGCGAAGCGATGCTGGCCTGGGAGCGGCTGAGCGCGGTGCAGATCGGCCCGCTGGTCGAGCGGCGCTCGGCCCGGCGCATCGACTTCCAGCCGGCGCGGCCGGAGCTGATCGCGCGCTCCGTCAAGGCGGCCCCGTCTGACGCCGACGGCATGGCCCGCGTGGGCTCGCCCGCCAAGGGCCTGCCGGCACTGGAACACCTGCTGTTCACCCAGCCCGCCGCGCCGGGCAGCGCCGAATGCCGCTTCGCTCAGGCGGTGGCCGCCGACCTGCGGCGCGAGGCCGACGCCATCCAGGCCGACTTCCAGGCCCTGGCCGGGCGTGAGTGGGACGAAGACGGCGAAGCCGCGTCCACGGCCTTCGGCGAGTTCATCAACCAGTGGCTGGGCGGCATCGAGCGGTTGCGCTGGGCCGACATCGAAAAGCCCATCCGCTCGGCCGAAGGCCGGCCGGTGGCCTACACCCGGCAGGCCGCTGCGGCCACCGCGCAGGCCTGGCATGCGCGCTGGCAGTCGCTGGCGGCCCTGAGCGCCGGCCCGGCGCGGCCGCTGGGCGAAGGCCTGGTGCCGGTGGAGGCCTACCTGCGCGGCCGCGGCCTCAACCCGCTGGCCGACGAACTGGCCGCCCAGGTGGCCCGCACCGGGCAGGCGATCGAGCGGCTGGGCAGCGGTGCCGCTCCCGCCCGCACCGAAGCGCCGCTGGCCGCCGCGCGCGAGTTGGGGGCGCTGAAGTCGCTGCTGGAAAAGCGCATTGCGCCTGCCTTGCAAGTCGCCCTTGGGTTCACGGATGCCGACGGTGACTGA
- a CDS encoding DUF1513 domain-containing protein — MGRPGGTEVGRGWRRRQLLQALAALGGAAALPRLAVAAPGATRLFTAWDLPDGRHQLGCVRLSTADGAPCQVEAVIDVPTRAHGLLPLPDGGVLVAARRPGEWLLRWHPARPTQAQWHWMDGDRAFSGHAQWLDGHFYTTESDLETGAGLLSRRDPHTLKRLAEWPTGGTDNHMLLADGRGHLLVANGGVATRPETGRLKIDLDAMDSSIVRIAAASGRITGQWRLDDSRLSLRHLAWRGPDLGIALQAQHDDPAAQRAAPVLAVLRGARAEGAEPTLVALPTPQPLGGYGGDICATPAGFHVSCPRVDAVATWSATGAWQGTQAHGEAYALAATHGTALVAGPGGWKALGNAPALHPWQGERAPDNHAARAA; from the coding sequence TTGGGGCGGCCCGGCGGGACTGAGGTGGGCCGGGGCTGGCGCCGCCGCCAGCTGCTGCAGGCTTTGGCCGCCCTGGGCGGCGCCGCTGCACTGCCCCGCCTGGCCGTGGCCGCGCCGGGCGCCACGCGCCTCTTCACCGCCTGGGACCTGCCCGATGGCCGCCACCAGCTGGGTTGCGTGCGCCTGTCCACCGCCGACGGCGCACCCTGCCAGGTGGAAGCGGTGATCGACGTGCCCACCCGTGCCCATGGCCTGTTGCCGCTGCCCGATGGCGGCGTGCTGGTGGCGGCGCGCCGGCCCGGCGAATGGCTGCTGCGCTGGCACCCGGCCCGGCCCACGCAGGCCCAGTGGCACTGGATGGACGGCGACCGCGCCTTCAGCGGCCATGCGCAGTGGCTGGACGGCCACTTCTACACCACCGAAAGCGACCTCGAAACCGGCGCCGGCCTGCTGTCGCGCCGCGACCCCCACACGCTGAAACGCCTGGCCGAATGGCCGACCGGCGGCACCGACAACCACATGCTGCTGGCCGACGGCCGTGGCCACCTGCTCGTGGCCAATGGCGGCGTGGCCACGCGGCCGGAAACCGGCCGCCTGAAGATCGACCTCGACGCGATGGATTCGTCCATCGTGCGCATCGCGGCCGCCAGCGGCCGCATCACCGGCCAATGGCGGCTGGACGATTCGCGGCTGAGCCTGCGCCACCTGGCCTGGCGCGGCCCCGACCTGGGCATCGCGCTGCAGGCCCAGCACGACGACCCCGCTGCCCAGCGGGCGGCGCCGGTGCTGGCGGTGCTGCGTGGCGCCCGGGCCGAAGGTGCAGAGCCCACGCTGGTGGCCCTGCCGACGCCGCAGCCACTGGGCGGTTACGGCGGCGACATCTGCGCCACGCCGGCCGGCTTCCACGTCAGCTGCCCGCGCGTGGATGCGGTGGCCACCTGGTCGGCCACGGGCGCGTGGCAAGGCACGCAGGCGCACGGCGAGGCTTATGCCCTGGCCGCCACCCACGGCACTGCGCTGGTGGCCGGCCCGGGCGGCTGGAAGGCGCTGGGCAATGCGCCCGCCCTGCACCCCTGGCAGGGGGAACGTGCGCCTGACAACCACGCCGCGCGGGCCGCCTGA
- the hemP gene encoding hemin uptake protein HemP has protein sequence MQHHLTPVPTPFRADTGSAAHHMAPQSVPPRTLTSRTLLDGANEVQIEHYGSVYRLRLTALGKLILTK, from the coding sequence ATGCAACACCACCTGACCCCGGTTCCTACGCCCTTCCGTGCCGACACCGGGTCGGCCGCCCACCACATGGCACCGCAATCGGTGCCGCCCCGCACGCTGACCAGCCGCACGCTGCTGGATGGCGCCAACGAGGTGCAGATCGAGCACTACGGCTCGGTCTACCGCCTGCGCCTGACGGCGCTGGGCAAGCTCATCCTCACCAAGTAG
- a CDS encoding ChaN family lipoprotein, giving the protein MPVVPRPLFTPPGRSVARPRRRLLRALVAAPVGLLAGCATATPRTSTSAGDPAQRLQAALATQPLVLLGEVHDNAAQHRLRADALARRLASGARPALLMEQFDRERQAALDAAMAAPGGNAEARADAVIEAGWPQGRAGWDWTFYRPFITLALQHRLPLVAANVSRTDTRRIVSGGLAAAGFEPAVPADIAQAQAGAIVASHCGQVDEPLARQLMLAQVARDQFMARQLVAHAATGAVLLAGNGHVRRDIGVPRWLPPEWQRRSMAIGLLEEGEAPDAAFDLALFTPAAARGDPCAGMARIPQRPAPGTAR; this is encoded by the coding sequence ATGCCCGTCGTCCCTCGTCCGTTGTTCACCCCGCCCGGCCGATCTGTGGCCCGACCCCGCCGCCGCCTGTTGCGGGCCCTGGTGGCCGCACCGGTGGGCCTGCTGGCCGGCTGCGCCACCGCCACGCCGCGCACCAGCACCAGCGCCGGCGACCCCGCGCAGCGCCTGCAGGCGGCCCTGGCCACGCAGCCGCTGGTGCTGCTGGGCGAGGTGCACGACAACGCGGCCCAGCACCGCCTGCGTGCCGACGCGTTGGCACGCAGGCTGGCCAGCGGCGCCCGCCCGGCCTTGCTGATGGAGCAGTTCGACCGCGAGCGCCAGGCCGCCCTCGATGCGGCGATGGCCGCGCCCGGCGGGAATGCCGAGGCCAGGGCCGACGCGGTGATCGAAGCGGGCTGGCCGCAAGGCCGCGCCGGCTGGGACTGGACCTTCTACCGCCCCTTCATCACGCTGGCGCTGCAGCACAGGCTGCCGCTGGTGGCGGCCAACGTGTCGCGCACCGACACCCGGCGCATCGTGTCCGGCGGTCTGGCCGCGGCCGGCTTCGAGCCCGCGGTACCCGCCGACATCGCCCAGGCGCAGGCCGGCGCCATCGTGGCCAGCCACTGTGGCCAGGTGGATGAGCCGCTGGCCCGCCAGCTGATGCTGGCCCAGGTGGCCCGCGACCAGTTCATGGCGCGGCAGCTGGTGGCGCATGCCGCCACCGGCGCGGTGCTGCTGGCCGGCAACGGCCATGTGCGGCGCGACATCGGCGTGCCGCGCTGGCTGCCGCCCGAGTGGCAGCGCCGCAGCATGGCCATCGGCCTGCTGGAAGAAGGCGAGGCACCGGATGCGGCCTTCGACCTGGCCTTGTTCACGCCCGCTGCGGCACGCGGCGATCCGTGCGCCGGCATGGCCCGCATCCCGCAGCGGCCGGCGCCGGGCACCGCACGATAG
- a CDS encoding PAS domain-containing hybrid sensor histidine kinase/response regulator, whose product MTGSRFGNIGRFQAGVGMVAMPAADAAWPLWSWLCLAALVLLAAWLFVVHRQLRQERARHRQDEVALRDARQFIDDIANELPVVVFQRSVGPSGSPFTFVGHGVHELLGCTAEELMRDPEQRWRCVHEDDLAWTQTWVDASLTHGLVGSIHFRTRVNGRVRWIEALSTAVRRPDGSRVIHGAWRDITELAEAQQVARAAANAKSAFLANMSHEIRTPMNAILGMARLALASGLDERQRRYVHKMERAAHSLLGIINDVLDFSKIEAGKLEMDSAPFDLSEVIDSLASMVGLQAEEKGLELIFRLPPEVPTALVGDALRLGQVLVNLGGNAVKFTERGEVTLSVELLSRCGPRATLRFAVRDSGVGMDAAQCERLFRPFEQVDSSATRRHGGTGLGLAISSHLVRQMGGHLGVQSQPGAGSEFSFTAEFELQPQQPEARVPLLAGRHVLVLDDHRGACEALADMAAGLGLVPDCAKDGWDVLRRVALLPQEGLPYELVLMDRDMPGMDGLQCAQQIGDALPVVLLTGSLNGDELLQRLQHPGTRRREVLAKPVTPQALRRACLSALGLLPPPADDAAEAGDGLPPQARQLAGRRVLLVEDNLINQELAAELLASAGLQVTVAENGQDALERLQHMNFDAVLMDCQMPVMDGYEATRAIRAQPRWAALPVIAMTANAMASDRERAFAAGMDDHIAKPIDVARMFEVLARWMAPGAGRRPAPPPEPSDPLAQVPGLDAAVGRAAAGHNDPLYRRLLLRFGDMQRDFGPQMQAALAHDLPRARRLAHDLRSVSGALGMGPLSRLAGQLEESVRHGEGQADALAAVLAQLQPLIEALDRLPAAEPQ is encoded by the coding sequence ATGACCGGGTCTCGGTTCGGCAACATCGGCAGGTTCCAGGCGGGTGTCGGCATGGTGGCGATGCCTGCCGCCGATGCCGCATGGCCGCTGTGGAGCTGGCTGTGCCTGGCGGCACTGGTGCTGTTGGCGGCCTGGCTGTTCGTGGTGCACCGGCAGCTGCGGCAGGAGCGGGCCCGGCACCGGCAGGACGAAGTCGCCCTGCGTGATGCGCGGCAGTTCATTGACGACATTGCCAACGAACTGCCGGTGGTGGTGTTCCAGCGCTCGGTGGGTCCATCGGGCAGTCCCTTCACCTTCGTCGGCCACGGCGTGCACGAACTCCTGGGCTGCACCGCCGAAGAGCTGATGCGCGACCCCGAGCAGCGCTGGCGCTGCGTGCACGAGGACGATCTGGCCTGGACGCAAACCTGGGTGGATGCCTCGCTGACGCATGGCCTGGTAGGCAGCATCCATTTCCGCACCCGGGTCAATGGCCGTGTGCGCTGGATCGAGGCGCTGTCCACCGCGGTGCGCCGGCCCGACGGCAGCCGTGTGATCCATGGCGCCTGGCGCGACATCACCGAGCTGGCCGAGGCACAGCAGGTGGCGCGCGCCGCCGCCAATGCCAAGAGCGCTTTCCTGGCCAACATGAGCCACGAGATCCGCACGCCGATGAACGCCATCCTCGGCATGGCGCGGCTGGCGCTGGCCAGCGGGCTCGACGAGCGGCAGCGCCGCTACGTGCACAAGATGGAGCGGGCCGCGCATTCGCTGCTGGGCATCATCAACGACGTTCTCGACTTCTCGAAGATCGAGGCCGGCAAGCTGGAAATGGACAGCGCCCCCTTCGACCTGAGCGAGGTGATCGACAGCCTGGCCAGCATGGTGGGCCTGCAGGCCGAGGAGAAGGGGCTGGAACTCATCTTCCGGTTGCCGCCCGAGGTGCCCACCGCGCTGGTGGGCGATGCGCTGCGGCTGGGCCAGGTGCTGGTCAACCTGGGCGGCAATGCCGTGAAGTTCACCGAGCGTGGCGAGGTGACGCTGAGCGTGGAGCTGCTGTCGCGCTGCGGACCGCGCGCCACGCTGCGCTTTGCGGTGCGCGACTCCGGCGTGGGCATGGACGCGGCCCAGTGCGAGCGCCTGTTCCGCCCGTTCGAGCAGGTGGACAGTTCGGCCACCCGCCGGCACGGCGGCACGGGCCTGGGGCTGGCCATCTCCAGCCACCTGGTGCGGCAGATGGGGGGCCATCTCGGCGTGCAGTCGCAGCCCGGGGCGGGCAGCGAATTCAGCTTCACCGCCGAGTTCGAGCTGCAGCCGCAGCAGCCCGAGGCGCGCGTGCCCCTGCTGGCCGGCCGCCATGTGCTGGTGCTGGACGACCACCGAGGCGCCTGCGAAGCCTTGGCCGACATGGCCGCCGGCTTGGGCCTGGTGCCCGACTGCGCGAAGGACGGCTGGGACGTGCTGCGGCGCGTGGCCCTGCTGCCGCAGGAAGGCCTGCCCTACGAACTGGTGCTGATGGACCGCGACATGCCCGGCATGGACGGCTTGCAGTGCGCGCAGCAGATCGGCGATGCCTTGCCGGTGGTGCTGCTCACCGGCAGCCTGAACGGCGATGAACTGCTGCAGCGCCTGCAGCATCCGGGCACCCGGCGTCGCGAGGTGCTGGCCAAGCCGGTGACGCCGCAGGCCTTGCGCCGCGCCTGCCTGTCGGCCCTGGGTCTGCTGCCGCCTCCCGCCGACGACGCTGCCGAGGCCGGTGACGGCCTGCCGCCGCAGGCGCGGCAGTTGGCCGGGCGCCGCGTGCTGCTGGTGGAGGACAACCTCATCAACCAGGAGCTGGCCGCCGAGCTGCTGGCCAGCGCCGGCCTGCAGGTGACGGTGGCCGAGAACGGCCAGGATGCGCTGGAGCGGCTGCAGCACATGAACTTCGACGCGGTGCTGATGGACTGCCAGATGCCGGTGATGGACGGCTACGAGGCCACCCGCGCCATCCGCGCGCAGCCGCGCTGGGCCGCCTTGCCGGTGATCGCGATGACCGCCAACGCGATGGCCAGCGACCGCGAGCGCGCCTTTGCGGCCGGCATGGACGACCACATCGCCAAGCCCATCGACGTGGCCCGCATGTTCGAGGTGCTGGCCCGCTGGATGGCGCCCGGCGCAGGCCGGCGACCGGCGCCACCGCCCGAGCCGTCCGATCCGCTGGCCCAGGTGCCCGGTCTGGACGCGGCCGTGGGCCGTGCTGCCGCCGGCCACAACGACCCGCTGTACCGCCGGCTGCTGCTGCGCTTTGGCGACATGCAGCGCGACTTCGGCCCGCAAATGCAGGCCGCGCTGGCGCACGACCTGCCGCGGGCGCGTCGGCTGGCGCACGACCTGCGCAGCGTCTCGGGGGCGCTGGGCATGGGGCCTTTGTCCCGGCTGGCCGGCCAGCTGGAGGAGTCGGTGCGCCACGGCGAGGGCCAGGCCGATGCGCTGGCCGCAGTGCTGGCCCAGCTGCAGCCGCTGATCGAGGCGCTGGACCGGCTGCCCGCGGCCGAGCCGCAGTGA
- a CDS encoding class II fumarate hydratase encodes MTDTRIETDSMGEVAVPADALYGAQTQRAVQNFPVSGQRMPAGFIKALLLVKAAAARANTQIGQLEPELGQAIAQACTQAAEGDFMVQFPIDVFQTGSGTSTNMNANEVVATLASRTLGQPVNPNDHVNAGQSSNDTIPTTLHVAAALAVEHELMPALQHLVAVTRRKGESLHNSIKTGRTHLMDAMPVRMSQVLDGWAEQLSHGAQQVAHAQQSLLKLAQGGTAVGTGVNVHPQFVAAFHAELAELTGLRFTRAPSFFAAMGSQDAAVAMSGALKTVAVALTKIANDLRWMNSGPLAGLGEIELEALQPGSSIMPGKVNPVIPESVAMVAAQVIGNDTTITLAGQSGNFELNVMLPVVARNLLESIGLLANASRLLADRAIASFRVNEARLKEALDRNPILVTALNPVIGYAKAAQIAKEAYKDGRPILDVALERTELPREQLAELLDPTRLTEGG; translated from the coding sequence ATGACCGACACCCGGATCGAGACTGACAGCATGGGCGAGGTGGCCGTGCCGGCCGATGCGCTGTACGGCGCCCAGACCCAGCGCGCGGTGCAGAACTTTCCGGTCAGCGGCCAGCGCATGCCCGCCGGCTTCATCAAGGCGCTGCTGCTGGTCAAGGCGGCCGCGGCGCGGGCCAACACCCAGATCGGCCAGCTGGAGCCCGAGCTGGGGCAGGCCATCGCGCAGGCCTGCACGCAGGCGGCCGAAGGCGACTTCATGGTCCAGTTCCCGATCGACGTGTTCCAGACCGGCTCGGGCACCAGCACCAACATGAATGCCAACGAGGTGGTGGCCACGCTGGCCAGCCGCACGCTGGGCCAGCCAGTGAACCCGAACGACCACGTCAATGCCGGGCAAAGCAGCAACGACACCATTCCCACCACGCTGCACGTGGCCGCCGCGCTGGCGGTGGAGCATGAGCTGATGCCGGCGCTGCAGCACCTGGTGGCCGTCACCCGTCGCAAGGGCGAGTCGCTGCACAACAGCATCAAGACCGGCCGCACCCACCTGATGGACGCGATGCCCGTGCGCATGAGCCAGGTGCTGGACGGTTGGGCCGAGCAGCTGAGCCACGGCGCGCAGCAGGTGGCGCATGCGCAGCAGTCGCTGCTGAAGCTGGCGCAGGGCGGCACCGCGGTGGGCACCGGCGTCAACGTGCATCCGCAGTTCGTGGCGGCCTTCCATGCCGAGCTGGCCGAGCTGACCGGCCTGCGTTTCACGCGGGCGCCCAGCTTCTTCGCGGCCATGGGCTCGCAGGACGCGGCGGTGGCGATGTCGGGTGCGCTCAAGACGGTGGCGGTGGCGCTGACCAAGATCGCCAACGACCTGCGCTGGATGAACAGCGGGCCGCTGGCCGGCCTGGGCGAGATCGAGCTGGAGGCGCTGCAGCCCGGCTCTTCCATCATGCCCGGCAAGGTGAACCCGGTGATCCCGGAATCGGTGGCGATGGTGGCCGCGCAGGTGATCGGCAACGACACCACCATCACGCTGGCCGGCCAGTCGGGCAACTTCGAGTTGAACGTGATGCTGCCGGTGGTGGCGCGCAACCTGCTGGAAAGCATCGGCCTGCTGGCCAATGCCAGCCGGCTGCTGGCCGACCGGGCGATCGCCAGCTTCCGCGTCAACGAGGCGCGGCTGAAGGAGGCGCTGGACCGCAACCCCATCCTGGTGACTGCGCTGAACCCGGTGATCGGCTACGCCAAGGCCGCGCAGATCGCCAAGGAAGCCTACAAGGACGGCCGACCCATCCTCGACGTGGCGCTGGAGCGCACCGAGTTGCCGCGTGAGCAGCTGGCCGAGCTGCTGGATCCCACGCGCCTTACCGAGGGCGGCTGA
- a CDS encoding VanZ family protein, with amino-acid sequence MAGQRSSAIPLAWAYALLIVYASLYPFGPWRWPAGHALADFMALPWPRWRDRFDEVANFLGYLPLGVLLFGGAVRGGMRAWKAALLALALPAALSYGMEVTQTFLATRVPSLRDWVMNAGGAALGVALAALAHRLGLDVAWQRLRQRWFVQQSAGAIALLLLWPVGLLFPQPVPLGVGQFGDELRQFAATALADTPWEPLAEEWLEPSLAPEPPLTPLHESAAIALGLLGPCLVAFAVTARGWRRLVLVAGATGLAFGATTLSTALNFGPDHALAWLTPTSLPALAGGVALALLCSLAGRRLAAALGLMALTALVALVAQAPSDPYFAASLQAWEQGRFIRFHGLARWIGWLWPYVAMAWLLSRIAAREADPA; translated from the coding sequence ATGGCGGGCCAGCGCAGTTCGGCCATTCCGCTGGCCTGGGCCTACGCACTGCTGATCGTCTACGCCAGCCTTTACCCGTTCGGGCCCTGGCGCTGGCCGGCCGGCCATGCGCTGGCCGATTTCATGGCGCTGCCCTGGCCGCGCTGGCGCGACCGCTTCGACGAGGTGGCCAACTTCCTGGGCTACCTGCCGCTGGGCGTGCTGCTGTTCGGCGGCGCGGTGCGCGGTGGCATGCGGGCCTGGAAGGCGGCGCTGCTGGCGCTGGCGCTGCCGGCCGCGCTGTCCTACGGCATGGAAGTGACGCAGACCTTCCTGGCCACGCGCGTGCCCTCGCTGCGCGACTGGGTGATGAATGCTGGCGGCGCCGCACTGGGCGTGGCGCTGGCCGCGCTGGCCCACCGGCTGGGGCTGGACGTGGCCTGGCAGCGCCTGCGCCAGCGCTGGTTCGTGCAGCAGAGCGCCGGCGCCATCGCGTTGCTGCTGCTGTGGCCGGTGGGCCTGCTGTTTCCGCAGCCGGTGCCGCTGGGTGTGGGCCAGTTCGGTGACGAACTGCGGCAGTTTGCCGCCACGGCGCTGGCCGACACACCGTGGGAGCCGCTGGCCGAAGAGTGGCTGGAGCCTTCGCTGGCGCCCGAGCCGCCGCTGACGCCGCTGCACGAAAGCGCCGCCATCGCGCTGGGGCTGCTGGGGCCCTGCCTGGTGGCCTTTGCCGTCACGGCCCGCGGCTGGCGCCGGCTGGTGCTGGTGGCCGGCGCCACGGGGTTGGCCTTCGGTGCCACCACCTTGTCCACCGCGCTCAACTTCGGGCCCGACCATGCGCTGGCCTGGCTCACGCCCACCAGCCTGCCGGCCCTGGCGGGCGGCGTGGCGCTGGCGCTGCTGTGCTCGCTGGCGGGCCGGCGGCTGGCCGCAGCGCTGGGCCTGATGGCGCTCACCGCGCTGGTGGCCCTGGTGGCGCAGGCGCCATCCGATCCTTACTTCGCGGCCAGCCTGCAGGCCTGGGAGCAGGGGCGCTTCATCCGCTTCCATGGCCTGGCGCGCTGGATCGGCTGGCTGTGGCCTTACGTGGCCATGGCCTGGCTGCTGTCGCGCATCGCCGCCCGCGAGGCGGACCCGGCATAG
- a CDS encoding CopD family protein — MSSAYLWVKAFHIVFVASWFAGLFYLPRIFVNLAQVPADSHAERERLLVMARRLYRFMAVLAVPALVLGLWLWLGFGLKGGWLHAKLALVLLVLGYHHACGLLLGKFESFSNKHSERWFRVFNESAVILFIAIVLLVVVKPF; from the coding sequence ATGAGTTCCGCATACCTCTGGGTCAAGGCCTTCCACATCGTCTTCGTGGCCAGCTGGTTCGCCGGCCTGTTCTACCTGCCGCGCATCTTCGTCAACCTGGCACAGGTGCCGGCCGACAGCCATGCCGAGCGGGAGCGCCTGCTGGTGATGGCGCGCCGGCTCTACCGCTTCATGGCGGTGCTGGCCGTGCCAGCGCTCGTGCTGGGCCTGTGGTTGTGGCTGGGCTTCGGCCTCAAGGGCGGCTGGCTGCATGCCAAGCTGGCGCTGGTGCTGCTGGTGCTGGGCTACCACCACGCCTGCGGCCTGCTGCTGGGCAAGTTCGAGTCCTTCTCCAACAAGCACAGCGAGCGCTGGTTCCGCGTGTTCAACGAGTCGGCGGTGATCCTCTTCATCGCCATCGTGCTGCTGGTCGTCGTCAAGCCGTTCTGA